One stretch of Halobacillus litoralis DNA includes these proteins:
- a CDS encoding polysaccharide deacetylase family protein produces the protein MSFRLIVLFSVNLCFFIGFGMAFLTADHVVTVNKEDTIYQKIQAEKEEFEWEAQDAKLDSVWKKTPGIVGRKVDVEASYRKMQKHGKYNPELYVYKLIKPEVSLEDLPASPIYRGHPDKESVSFLINVSWGEEYIPDMVEILNEHQVKATFFIDGAFANDFTHLVQMIEEEGHTIGSHGYRHKDMGRMTKEQAKANLEQADELLFALTKEKVKYFAPPSGSFNTATVEAADEMDMETILWTVDTIDWKKPTSDVLITRVMNKVHNGATILMHPTEVTVESLPVLIEQIKDKGYKLSSLQKLLSEER, from the coding sequence ATGAGCTTCAGATTAATCGTATTATTCAGCGTCAATCTCTGTTTTTTTATAGGGTTTGGCATGGCTTTTTTAACTGCAGACCATGTCGTAACCGTTAATAAAGAAGATACCATCTACCAAAAAATCCAGGCTGAAAAAGAAGAATTCGAATGGGAAGCACAGGATGCGAAGCTCGATTCTGTATGGAAAAAGACACCGGGGATTGTTGGTCGGAAAGTAGATGTCGAAGCCTCTTATAGGAAAATGCAAAAACACGGCAAGTATAATCCTGAATTGTATGTCTATAAATTGATCAAGCCTGAGGTTTCTTTAGAGGACTTACCGGCTTCTCCTATATATAGAGGTCACCCGGATAAAGAATCCGTTTCTTTCCTAATCAACGTCTCCTGGGGTGAAGAATACATTCCGGACATGGTGGAGATTTTAAACGAGCACCAAGTGAAAGCGACCTTCTTCATTGATGGAGCCTTTGCGAATGATTTTACACACCTCGTGCAGATGATCGAAGAGGAAGGACATACAATCGGCAGTCATGGGTACAGGCATAAGGACATGGGTAGAATGACAAAGGAACAAGCAAAAGCAAACTTAGAACAGGCGGATGAGCTATTATTCGCGTTGACTAAAGAAAAAGTGAAATATTTCGCTCCACCGTCCGGCAGCTTTAATACGGCTACTGTGGAAGCGGCAGATGAAATGGATATGGAAACCATCTTGTGGACAGTAGATACAATCGATTGGAAAAAGCCAACTTCGGATGTACTGATTACAAGGGTCATGAATAAGGTCCATAATGGTGCCACCATCCTTATGCATCCGACCGAGGTGACAGTAGAAAGCCTTCCAGTACTAATTGAACAAATTAAAGATAAAGGGTACAAACTGTCTTCCCTGCAAAAATTATTGAGTGAAGAGAGATAG
- the rpsO gene encoding 30S ribosomal protein S15 encodes MAITQERKQELINEYKTHDNDTGSPEVQIAVLTEQITTLNEHLRAHKQDHHSRRGLLKMVGKRRNLLNYLRNKDITRYRELIKSLGLRR; translated from the coding sequence ATGGCTATCACACAAGAACGTAAACAAGAACTAATCAATGAGTACAAAACTCATGACAACGACACAGGATCTCCAGAAGTACAAATTGCTGTACTAACTGAGCAGATCACTACTTTGAACGAGCACCTTCGTGCTCACAAGCAAGACCACCACTCTCGTCGTGGATTGCTTAAAATGGTAGGTAAGCGTCGTAACCTATTGAACTACCTTCGTAATAAGGACATTACACGTTACCGTGAGCTAATCAAGAGCCTTGGCTTGCGTCGCTAA
- the truB gene encoding tRNA pseudouridine(55) synthase TruB, with translation MDGILPLWKPKGFTSHDCVSKARGMLKTKKIGHTGTLDPEVEGVLPLCVGKATKIVPFLTDTDKVYEASVTLGSATDTEDATGTTVETTPVHERISKEKIKGVLETFQGWITQTPPMYSAVKVNGKKLYEYAREGVEVERPSREVHIKHIERMPPEPKQEGETFTFSFRVICSKGTYVRTLCVDIGKALGYAAHMSSLVRTQTADITREDCYTFNEIQQVVDESSGEQLLLPLSKGLVHMDSWEVDADQVEKIKHGQVFEKPAHIHEEQFTVMNAGEVLAIYQQHPRKNGLIKPVRVF, from the coding sequence ATGGACGGGATTCTTCCATTATGGAAGCCAAAAGGCTTTACATCCCATGATTGTGTCAGTAAGGCCCGTGGCATGTTGAAAACAAAAAAAATTGGTCATACAGGCACCCTTGACCCAGAAGTAGAAGGGGTGCTGCCCCTCTGTGTAGGGAAGGCTACGAAAATCGTTCCTTTTCTGACGGACACTGACAAAGTGTATGAAGCTTCTGTTACGCTTGGATCTGCGACAGACACAGAGGATGCAACGGGTACGACAGTTGAAACCACCCCGGTTCATGAACGTATTTCCAAAGAAAAGATCAAGGGCGTCCTTGAGACGTTTCAAGGCTGGATTACTCAGACACCACCCATGTACTCTGCTGTAAAAGTTAACGGGAAGAAGCTTTATGAGTATGCCCGGGAAGGGGTGGAAGTGGAAAGGCCATCAAGGGAGGTACACATTAAGCACATTGAGAGGATGCCACCTGAACCTAAACAAGAAGGGGAAACCTTTACCTTTTCTTTCCGAGTCATCTGTTCGAAGGGCACCTATGTGAGAACACTCTGTGTAGACATTGGAAAGGCTCTTGGTTATGCCGCACACATGTCATCGTTGGTACGGACACAAACCGCGGATATCACAAGAGAAGACTGCTATACTTTCAATGAAATCCAACAAGTTGTAGATGAAAGCTCTGGAGAGCAATTGCTCCTTCCTTTATCCAAAGGACTCGTCCATATGGATTCATGGGAAGTAGATGCTGACCAGGTCGAAAAAATCAAACATGGTCAAGTATTCGAAAAGCCTGCTCATATCCATGAAGAGCAATTTACAGTGATGAACGCTGGTGAGGTCTTGGCGATTTACCAGCAGCATCCACGAAAAAACGGCCTCATAAAGCCGGTACGTGTATTTTAA
- the rbfA gene encoding 30S ribosome-binding factor RbfA — MNDLRANRVGEQMKKEMSDIISKKIKDPRVGFVTVTEVKVTGDLQQAKVYISVLGDDKQKHDTLVGLAKAKGFIRSEIGQRIRLRKTPEIMFEFDEAIEKGNRIETILRDLNDTED, encoded by the coding sequence ATGAACGATTTAAGAGCGAACCGCGTTGGAGAACAAATGAAAAAAGAGATGAGTGACATCATCAGTAAAAAAATCAAAGATCCACGTGTAGGGTTCGTCACCGTCACAGAAGTGAAAGTGACCGGAGATTTACAACAAGCGAAAGTTTATATTTCTGTATTGGGTGATGATAAACAGAAACATGATACACTCGTAGGTCTTGCAAAAGCGAAAGGGTTCATCCGATCAGAGATCGGCCAGCGAATCCGTCTTCGTAAGACTCCGGAAATCATGTTTGAGTTTGACGAAGCCATCGAAAAAGGAAATCGTATTGAAACGATCCTTCGCGATTTGAACGATACGGAAGATTGA
- a CDS encoding DUF503 domain-containing protein, translating to MIVSAEVDGIIYDAQSLKNKRAVLKRIMTRLRNEFNIAVSELEYQDLWQRTRIGLVTIASDKVIAEQTMQQALAFIDSFPEFERTETHQEWL from the coding sequence ATGATCGTAAGCGCAGAAGTGGATGGTATCATTTATGATGCGCAGTCGCTGAAAAACAAGCGTGCGGTTTTGAAACGCATCATGACAAGATTAAGGAACGAGTTCAACATAGCTGTAAGTGAACTTGAATATCAAGACTTATGGCAGAGAACCCGGATCGGTCTCGTCACGATTGCTAGTGATAAAGTGATTGCGGAACAAACGATGCAGCAAGCTTTGGCTTTCATTGATTCATTTCCTGAATTTGAACGGACAGAAACCCATCAGGAATGGCTATGA
- the infB gene encoding translation initiation factor IF-2: MSKMRVYEYAKKNELSSKQVIQKLQNLNIEVNNHMSTLEEDAAKKLDQAFGKGQASKGQNQNKAKSQKPNNNKKQANNKKQKNNNQKNHRPATQQAPKKSKKQIPEKITYAGSLTVGELAEKLNKDSSEIIKKLMFLGTMATINQELDADSIELICDEFGVEVEEEVIVDETDIENMVFDDEPEDLQDRPAVVTIMGHVDHGKTTLLDQIRNTKVTEGEAGGITQHIGAYQIEDNGKKITFLDTPGHAAFTSMRSRGAQVTDIAILVVAADDGVMPQTKEAISHAKAAEVPIIVAVNKMDKEGANPDRVMQELMEYELIAEDFGGETIFVKMSAVNGEGIDDLVEMIGLVSEMEELKANPDRAAYGTVIEAELDKGRGPVATLLVQNGTLNVSDAIVVGNTWGRVRAMVNDIGRRVKVAGPSTPVEITGLNNVPQAGDRFLVFDDEKKARSVGEARAQKQLEENRGSNAKVSLDDLFDQIKQGDVKEINLIVKGDVQGSVEALAGSLEKIEVEGVKVKIIHTGVGAITESDIALASASNAIVIGFNVRPDGNARKAAEAEDVEIRLHNIIYKVMEEIEAAMKGMLDPEYEEKIIGQVEVREIFKVSKIGTIAGSYVTDGKIGRNSGIRVIRDGVVIYEGEIDALKRYKDDAKEVQQGYECGITVKNFNDIKVGDIIEPFEMQEIERK; this comes from the coding sequence ATGAGTAAAATGCGCGTATACGAATATGCAAAGAAAAATGAACTATCTAGTAAACAAGTCATTCAAAAACTGCAAAATCTGAATATCGAAGTGAACAATCATATGTCCACTTTGGAGGAGGATGCAGCGAAGAAGCTGGATCAGGCATTTGGGAAAGGGCAAGCTTCCAAAGGTCAAAACCAGAATAAAGCGAAGTCTCAAAAGCCGAATAACAATAAGAAGCAGGCGAACAACAAGAAGCAAAAAAACAATAACCAGAAGAACCATAGGCCTGCAACGCAGCAAGCACCTAAGAAGTCTAAAAAGCAGATACCTGAAAAAATCACGTATGCAGGCAGTCTGACAGTTGGTGAACTTGCAGAAAAACTAAACAAAGATTCTTCAGAAATTATTAAAAAGCTTATGTTCCTAGGCACAATGGCTACCATCAACCAGGAACTGGATGCAGATTCGATTGAATTGATTTGTGACGAGTTCGGTGTAGAAGTCGAAGAAGAGGTCATTGTGGATGAGACGGACATTGAGAACATGGTGTTCGACGACGAACCGGAAGATTTGCAGGACCGACCTGCTGTCGTTACGATCATGGGACACGTAGACCACGGAAAAACGACGCTTCTTGACCAGATCCGTAACACGAAAGTGACGGAAGGCGAAGCCGGTGGAATCACCCAGCATATTGGTGCTTACCAAATCGAAGACAATGGCAAGAAAATTACGTTCCTTGATACACCTGGTCACGCTGCATTCACAAGCATGCGTTCCCGTGGTGCTCAAGTGACAGACATCGCCATCCTTGTTGTTGCTGCAGACGATGGAGTTATGCCGCAAACAAAAGAAGCGATCAGTCACGCGAAAGCGGCAGAAGTACCGATTATCGTTGCGGTCAATAAGATGGATAAAGAAGGCGCGAATCCTGACCGTGTGATGCAGGAGCTTATGGAATATGAGCTGATTGCTGAAGACTTTGGTGGAGAAACGATCTTTGTCAAAATGTCCGCCGTCAATGGTGAAGGGATTGACGATCTAGTTGAAATGATCGGCCTTGTATCCGAAATGGAAGAATTGAAAGCCAACCCTGATCGTGCTGCTTATGGTACGGTTATTGAAGCAGAATTGGATAAAGGACGCGGTCCTGTAGCCACATTGCTGGTTCAGAACGGTACTTTGAATGTCAGTGATGCCATTGTAGTGGGGAATACTTGGGGACGCGTACGTGCTATGGTGAACGATATCGGCCGTCGCGTGAAAGTTGCCGGACCTTCCACACCAGTGGAAATTACAGGGTTAAACAATGTTCCTCAGGCAGGCGATCGTTTCCTAGTCTTTGATGATGAAAAGAAAGCGCGCTCTGTAGGAGAAGCACGTGCTCAAAAACAATTGGAAGAAAACCGTGGCTCTAACGCAAAAGTAAGCCTTGATGACTTGTTTGATCAAATTAAACAAGGGGATGTCAAAGAAATCAACCTGATTGTTAAAGGCGATGTGCAGGGATCTGTAGAAGCCCTCGCTGGATCTCTTGAGAAGATTGAAGTGGAAGGTGTGAAAGTTAAAATTATTCACACAGGTGTCGGTGCCATAACGGAATCTGACATTGCACTTGCTTCTGCTTCCAATGCGATTGTTATTGGTTTTAACGTCCGTCCAGACGGGAATGCTAGAAAAGCAGCTGAAGCGGAAGATGTAGAAATCCGTCTTCATAACATCATTTACAAGGTGATGGAAGAGATCGAAGCAGCTATGAAAGGGATGCTCGATCCAGAATATGAAGAAAAAATCATCGGTCAGGTGGAAGTCCGTGAAATCTTCAAAGTATCTAAGATCGGTACGATTGCCGGATCTTACGTTACAGATGGTAAAATCGGCCGGAATTCCGGTATCCGTGTCATCCGCGATGGTGTCGTCATTTACGAAGGTGAAATCGATGCACTGAAGCGCTATAAAGATGATGCTAAAGAGGTTCAGCAAGGATATGAATGTGGAATTACAGTTAAGAACTTCAATGACATCAAAGTGGGAGACATCATTGAACCATTTGAGATGCAGGAAATTGAGCGTAAATGA
- a CDS encoding YlxQ family RNA-binding protein codes for MSGSYLNLLGLAVRAGKCTIGEESIVRDIQKRKAKLVLIANDTGKQTKKKLTDKCSFYEIPCYEVDDRDTLSQAIGKAGRVAIAVLDQGFAKKLQSLLDESIRG; via the coding sequence ATGAGCGGCAGCTATCTGAACCTGTTGGGACTGGCAGTAAGAGCCGGTAAGTGTACGATCGGTGAGGAATCAATCGTACGAGACATTCAAAAACGAAAAGCTAAGCTCGTTCTCATTGCCAATGATACAGGGAAACAAACAAAGAAGAAGCTGACAGATAAATGCAGCTTCTATGAAATACCTTGCTATGAAGTCGATGATCGAGATACATTATCACAGGCTATCGGAAAGGCAGGGAGAGTCGCGATCGCAGTTCTTGACCAAGGATTTGCGAAAAAGTTGCAATCGCTACTCGATGAATCTATTCGGGGGTGA
- the rnpM gene encoding RNase P modulator RnpM, whose protein sequence is MTRSKKQPLRKCVVTQEMVPKQQLIRVVRNKEGEVFVDDTGKKNGRGAYLMKDLQVIEQAEKQQVLNRHLKTKVDDNIYEELRAKVKADPS, encoded by the coding sequence ATGACCCGTTCCAAAAAACAACCGTTAAGAAAATGTGTCGTCACACAGGAGATGGTTCCTAAACAGCAGTTGATCCGTGTTGTGCGCAATAAAGAGGGAGAGGTTTTTGTGGACGACACTGGAAAAAAGAATGGTCGTGGAGCCTATCTCATGAAAGACCTTCAAGTCATTGAGCAGGCTGAAAAGCAGCAGGTGTTGAACCGTCACCTTAAAACGAAGGTGGATGACAACATCTATGAGGAATTGAGAGCAAAAGTGAAGGCTGACCCATCATGA
- the nusA gene encoding transcription termination factor NusA yields MSSELFDAMNYLEKEKGIDKNLLLEALEAALISAYKKNFNSATNVRVDINEEESAMKVLARKEIVEEVMDPQQEISIEEANEIDPNYEVEDVIEVEVTPMDFGRIAAQAAKQVVTQRVREAERGIIYGEYVDREEDVMTGIIQRKDPRFVYVNLGKIEARLPEGEQMPTETYEVHDRLKVFVTKVENSNKGPHIYVSRTHLGLLKRLFEMEVPEIYDGTVEVMSVAREAGDRSKISVYAEDQEIDPVGSCVGQRGQRVQAIVNELKGEKIDIVQWSEDPVEYVSNALSPSKVVEVLVDEEDKATTVIVPDYQLSLAIGKRGQNARLAAKLTGWKIDIKSESEAREQGLLSTEETDMEDEDVFDEELSED; encoded by the coding sequence TTGAGTAGTGAACTATTTGATGCCATGAATTATTTAGAGAAGGAAAAAGGCATCGACAAAAATCTTTTATTGGAAGCACTTGAAGCAGCCTTGATTTCTGCTTATAAGAAAAACTTCAATTCCGCAACGAACGTACGTGTGGATATTAATGAAGAAGAAAGTGCCATGAAAGTCCTTGCGCGAAAAGAAATCGTAGAAGAAGTCATGGATCCGCAGCAGGAAATCTCCATAGAAGAAGCGAATGAGATCGATCCGAACTATGAGGTTGAAGATGTGATCGAAGTCGAAGTCACACCAATGGACTTCGGCCGTATCGCAGCACAAGCAGCTAAACAAGTTGTTACGCAGCGTGTCCGTGAAGCAGAACGCGGCATCATTTACGGTGAGTATGTTGATCGCGAAGAAGATGTCATGACAGGGATTATCCAAAGAAAAGATCCCCGCTTCGTCTATGTGAATCTAGGTAAAATTGAAGCGCGTCTTCCAGAAGGGGAGCAAATGCCTACAGAGACCTATGAAGTGCACGATAGGCTCAAAGTATTTGTAACGAAGGTGGAAAACAGCAACAAAGGGCCACACATCTATGTTTCCCGTACACACCTAGGGCTTTTGAAGCGCTTGTTTGAGATGGAAGTACCTGAAATTTATGATGGTACCGTCGAAGTAATGTCTGTAGCCCGGGAAGCAGGGGACCGCTCAAAAATCTCCGTATATGCTGAAGATCAGGAGATCGATCCGGTGGGCTCTTGTGTAGGTCAAAGAGGTCAACGTGTGCAAGCAATTGTCAACGAATTGAAGGGTGAAAAAATTGATATCGTTCAATGGTCTGAAGATCCCGTTGAATATGTATCGAATGCGTTAAGTCCTTCTAAGGTCGTGGAAGTGCTTGTAGATGAAGAAGATAAGGCTACAACAGTGATCGTTCCTGATTATCAATTGTCCCTTGCCATCGGTAAGCGTGGTCAAAATGCTCGTCTTGCGGCCAAGTTGACAGGCTGGAAGATTGATATTAAGAGTGAAAGTGAAGCACGTGAGCAAGGCCTTCTTTCTACAGAAGAAACCGATATGGAAGACGAAGACGTTTTTGACGAAGAACTGTCTGAAGATTAA
- the rimP gene encoding ribosome maturation factor RimP, which yields MSNHVTSVTERLVQPILEDMNLELVEIEYKKEGQNWYLRVFIDKEGGVDIEECGQVSEQLSEKLDEEDPIEIPYFLEVASPGAERPLKTEADFEKFVGEYVYMKLYEPIDGEKEFEGTLKSFENSVATVEIRIKTRKKQLEVPYQKIAKANLAVTFN from the coding sequence ATGAGCAATCATGTTACATCCGTTACAGAACGTCTTGTCCAGCCGATCCTTGAGGATATGAACCTCGAACTTGTGGAAATTGAGTACAAGAAAGAAGGTCAGAACTGGTACCTTCGCGTCTTCATCGATAAAGAAGGCGGTGTGGACATAGAAGAATGCGGACAAGTATCTGAACAACTGAGTGAAAAATTAGATGAAGAAGATCCCATTGAAATTCCGTATTTCCTGGAAGTTGCATCACCTGGAGCGGAACGACCTCTAAAGACAGAAGCAGACTTCGAAAAGTTCGTGGGTGAATATGTGTATATGAAACTATACGAACCGATTGATGGGGAAAAGGAGTTTGAAGGGACACTGAAGTCCTTTGAAAATTCCGTGGCAACCGTAGAAATTCGTATTAAGACACGTAAAAAACAACTGGAAGTACCATATCAAAAAATAGCTAAAGCTAATTTAGCTGTTACGTTTAATTAA